ACCTCTTCTCCCAGAGAGCCCACCGTTCCCTCATCGAGGCTGGAGATCCCCGCGTATCGGGATATGATGCCGTAAACTTCGGGGTGTCTGCTCTTCAGGATTCCTACCATATCTCCGGCAGGCATGAGGAGTCCCGTATCAAGATAAACGAGGTACGCGCCGATGGTATAGAGGGCATCCATATAGGCATTGTAAGCCATGTCAAACCGCTTTTCCTCCAGATAGTAATCTGCACGGCGTATATAGGCCATAACCTTCTCCATCAGCTCCGCTTCCATCCATCCCACCACGCATGGTTTATAAGGAGAGACCTAATAAACCTGTCGAGGGACTATGAGGGCGGAGAGACTCGTCTGGGCGGCCACGGTGCTCATAATAATCTACATCACGTGGGAGGCCATCAGCCCGCTGATAACGCCGATATTCTTCGGCCTGATTCTGGCCTACGCGGCCCATCCAATCCACCGGCGACTGAGTCCCAGGATTGGAAGAACACACTCGGCTTTCATTCTTACGGTGGGGATGCTCGGCCTCGGGGGTGTCGTCACCTTTGAGCTCCTCATGATATCCGTTCAGGTCGCCGCCTCTTTCTACCAAAACGTTGTCGATTTCTTCAGGTGGCTGATGACGCAGCCGCTGCCCCCGGAGGTTCTGGACTTCCTCCAGAACTTCTTCAACCAGCTGATTCCCAGGCTCTCCGAATACATATCAAAGCATGCATTCTCCCTCCCCATGTACCTTCTCCAGCTCGTTGTCTTCCTGTTCACATTCTACTACGCCCTGGCCTTTTCTCATGAGATAGTCGAGGAAATACGCCTGGCCATCCCCGAGAGAAACCGCCACCTGGGGGAGGAGATACTGAAAAGCCTCAACAAGACGCTGGGTGCCCTTGTAAGGGCCTGGCTGATACTCAATATAATAAAAGGTGTCCTGATGACGCTTGGATTCCTGATCTTCGGTGTTTCCGACATCTACACTGCGATAGTCGCTGGCTTCCTGACGTTCGTCTTCTCCTTCGTCCCCCTGTTTGAGGGCTGGATGATATGGCTCATCGCGGCAGTGTACTTTGCCAAGGAGGGCATGTATCTACACGCGGTCGGGATATCCATCTACGGCTTTCTGCTGGTCTCCCCGATGCCGGACTACACGATAAGGCCCATGATGGTTGCAAAGGATGCCAACCTGGACGAGACCCTGGTCTTCATCGGCATGATAGGGGGAACCTGGGCCATGGGGGTCAAGGGGCTCATAATAGGGCCCATAGTCCTCAACCTTCTCCTCGTCCTCCTGAAGGAATGGAGGAAGGTCGTATCTAAAGAATCCTCACGCCAGCACTCTCAAGCTCCCTCAAAGCCCGCTCCTCGTCCTCCTCATCTATCCCCTTGACCGCGTCGCGGAGAAGGTAGGTCTCGAAGCCGTGCTTGACGGCATCGAGGGCGGTCGCCTTAACGCAGTACTCGGTTGCAACGCCGCAGATGTAGACCCTCTTGACCCCGCGTTTTTTAAGGATCTCCGCCAGTTCGGTGCCCTCAAAGCCGGAGTACGCCTCCCTATCGGGCTCCGTCGCCTTGGAGATTATCACCGCATCGGCCGGAAGCTCCACCACGAACTCCGCCCCTTCAGTCCCTCTGACGCAGTGCCTCGGCCATGGGCCACCCTGTTCCCTAAAGCTGATGTGGTTTTCAGGGTGCCAGTCCCTCGTTGCCACGATCAACGCTCCCCGCCCCATAAAGGCCCTGATGTACTCGTTGCACCTTGGGATTATCCTGTCCCCCTCTGGAACCGGCAGAGCGCCGCCGGGCATGAAGTCCCTCTGCATGTCCACAACTATGAGCGCCTCCTCGGGCATCTGCCTCACCACATATAGATTCGCTAAAAAGGTTAAAACCCTTATCAGAACAGCTCCCCTCTTATGAACCTCTTGGTCAGCTCGTTCCTCGGGTTCTCAAAGATATCCCCCGTTTTTCCCAGCTCGACTATCCTCCCCGCATACATGTGGGCGACCCTGTCGGCGAGCCTCTTTGCCTGGAACATGTTGTGGGTCGAGAAGACTATCGTCGTTCCGTTCTCCCTGGTGATCTCCCTTACGATGTCCTCTATTATGGCTGAGTTCGTTGGGTCAAGATTAGCGGTCGGCTCGTCCATCAGGAGGAGCTTCGGCTCAAGGACTATCGCCCTCGCTATGGCAACGCGCTGCTTCTCCCCACCGGACAGCGTTTTTGCCTTTCTGTTCTCGTAGCCCTCAAGCCTCACGAGGGAGAGCACCTCGCGGACTCTTCTCTCAATCTCGGCCTTGGAGTAGCCCCTCAGCCTCAGGCCGTAGGCTATGTTCTTGAAAACCGTCGTGTTGAACATGATGGGAGTTTGAAACACCATCGTGACCTGCTTTCTCAGCTCCCCGGGTCGACTCCAGTTCACGGGCATCCCATCAAAGACGTACTCCCCGGAGTCGGGCCTCTCAAGTAATGCCAGAATCCTCAGGAGGGTGGTTTTTCCGGCCCCACTGTGCCCCATGACGCAGAATATCTCGCCCTTTTTGACCTCAAGGCTCACGCCGTCCAGTGCCCTGTGGTCTTCGTAGGTTTTGGTCAGGTTCTCGACCCTTACTATCATTCCAACCACTTCCGCACGAGGTTTGAAAGCAGGTTCACGGCGAGGACTATGCCCATGAGGATTATGCCCAGAGCTATTGCCACGCTTATCTCCGCCCTGACAGTGTACATCTGTATGGCCGTCGTGAGAACCCTCGTGTTGTAAACGCCGCCCTTGACGTAGATGTTGCCGCCGATCATTAGGGCTATGCCGAGTTCGGCTATGGCCCTGTTGAAGGCCGCTATGATGGCCAGAACTATCCCACCGACGCTCTCCCTGACGACCTGAAAGGAGGCACGTATCTCATCCGCACCGAGAGTTAACGCCAGCTCCCTTATTTCGCCCTCTATCGACTCCAGCGAGTTCACCACTATGCTCATGATTATCGGGGTTATCAGAAGGGCCTGACCGATGCTTATTCCCATCTCGGTGTAGAGAAGGCCGAGAGAACCGAGTGGACCAAGGGGGACGAACATGAGGTAGAGCACAAGACCCCAGATAACGGTCGGGACTCCCATGAGGCCGTTTATCAGGGTCTTAACCAGCCACTTGCCGGGGAAATCCTTCAGGCCGAGGAGCACCGAGATCGGCAGAGACCATGCCACCGCCATAAGCGTTGCCATCCCCGAGACCTTGATGGACCGTAGGGCTATCTCTATCACGTATGGATCATCTATCAGCTTCACCGCCTCTGAAAATCCCTGGATTATGTAGTCCCACGCCATCTCTCATCCACCCGGAGATGGAAGGAAAGAATAAAAGGCTTAGCCCTCGACCACCGAGGCCGGGAACTCAAAGAAGCTGTAGGTGGCGTTGTACCTGAACTTCTCGGGGCACTCGGTGTATTTGTCGCCGTCCTTCATGAAGCCGTACTTGATGATCCACCTGAAGACCTCCCCCTGTTCGCTCTTGAGAACCGGAACGGCGGGGTAGAACAGAGGCCTCCCGAATTCCTCCTTGCCGTATTCGGCTATGGCCTTCTGCCCCTCATCGCTGGTGAGCCACTCTGCGAGGAGCATCGCGTCCTCAAAGTCCTTGTCGGGTATCTTCTTCGGGTTGATGATGATTATGGCGTAAACGTTTATAAGCTCCTCCCCCTTGTCAACTAGGACGTCAAGGTCTATCTTGCCCTCCTTCTGGTATTTGAGGTAGGTTCCTATGTCGGAAAGGGTGTAGGCCTTTCTCTCGCTCGTGTACAGGAGCGTATTCCCCATTCCAGCGCCGGTCGTCCCGAACCAGCTCTCGTTCTTCAGCTCATTGAAATCAAAGCCGGCCTTCTCCCACAGGGCTATCTCCTTCGTGTTGGTTCCCGAACCGTCGTCCCTTGAGACCCAGACGATTTCGTTGGGGTGGGCCCTTCCATACTCGACGATTTTCTTAAGGGCCTCTGAAACGCTCAGGCCCCTTATCCCAGCGGGGTCGTCCTTCGGGCCGACTATCACGAAGAAGTTGTACGCGAAGACCTTTCTGTTCACGCCGTAGCCTTCTTCCATAAAGGGCTGCTCCTTTGAGAGGGCGTGAACGAGTATGGCATCGCTGGCACCGCTTTTAGCATCGAGAATTGCCCCCCCTGTCCCTTTGGGAATAAAGCGGAGCTCTATGTTGTACTTCTCCTTGAAAATCGGCGCAACCACGTCTTCAAGTATGCCGGTATCGTAGAGGCTTGTGGTGGTTGAAATCGTAAGAACCCTGGGCTTCTCCGTCGCCGTCTGAGTTCCGCCGGTGCCCCCTATGCACCCGTAGGAAAGCCCGGCAATGAGCAGGACCAGCAAAACAAGTACCTCTACCCTCTTATTCATAGTGACCACCGTTAGCTGGATGAAGACAAAACTTATAAACATTTTTGTCCATTTTAAGCGTTTTTGTTTAACAAGAGTTCCGTTCCCACGGGAGTCCAGGGATGAAAAGTGTGAAAACTAAAGCTCAAGCCTATCCCTGAACCGGGACATATCAACACCCTTGTCCATTCCAAAGAGGTAGGCCAAAACTTTCTCGTCCAGGTCACCGTAGCGCTCGCGCATTGATCCGATACCTTCGATGACCTCCTCCCTCTCCCAGCCAAGGGATTCGGCTATGTAAGAGACCATCTCGTTGAAAAAATCCTCACCTGCCTCTTCCTCCGCGAGCAGGGCTTTGTTGACGACCAGAAGGCCGTCCTTTTCCTCAAGGAGTCCCTCCTCCAGAGACTTTGCTATTAGCTCCTTCGCGGCCTTTACATCCATCAGGCGGAGGCTGAAGGAGAGTATCCCAATGAGCTCGCTCCGGGTGAACTCCATAGAGCCCTTATACTCAACTGCGCGTTTTATCGGGTGCACGCAACCACCTAACTTTTTTAGGGCGCTGGAATAAATAAACCTTTGCATACCGCCGTTAGATGTTTAAGCACCGGCGAGAACTCCAAACGGTGATGCCGATGGAGCAGAGGACTCACAGGTTAACCTCCGAAAAACTGGTTGGAAAGCCCGTGAAAATTGAGGAGAATTACGCGGAAGTCCTTCTGGAGACCACCGAGGAGATGGCCGTTGATGAGTACGGACTTGTTCACGGCGGCTTCACCTTCGGACTGGCCGATTACGCGGCCATGCTGGCCGTTAACGAGCCCACCGTCGTCCTCGGAAAGGCGGAGGTCAAGTTCCTGAAGCCCGTCAAGGCAGGTGAAAAGCTGAGGGCAAAGGCAGAGGTTATAGAAGAGTCTGGAGGGGGTGTGAGGGACAGAACGTCCCCCCGGAGGAAGAAACTGGTGAAAACAGAGGTCTTCAACGAGAGGGGAGAGAAGGTCTTCGAGGGAACCTTCCACTGCTACGTGCTGGAGAAGCACGTGCTCGAATGAGCCAAAATTTTTTAAGCCGTAATATCGTATCCCGATATCGGTGTTCGATATGAAGTACCGTGACTTCCTGACGCTACACGTCCTCCATCACGCGAGTGAAGAGCCCGTCACCGGATCATTCCTGATGGAAGAGCTCGGGAGACACGGCTACAGCATCAGCCCGGGGACGATGTATCCCCTCCTTCACTCCCTCGAAAAGGAAGGCCTCCTGAAGAGCCACTGGGAAGTGAGGGATGGTCGGCGGGTCAGGGTCTACGAGATAACTGAGGCCGGCCTGAGTGCCCTCAGCGAGGGCAAGGAGAGGCTGAAGGAACTCTGTCTCGAACTGCTGGGGGAATGAGGAATGGAGGAAAGGGATAAGAAGATCTTCGGGGTAAGCTGGAACGTCTTCCTGCTCGGGATAGTCAGCTTCCTCAACGACATGAGCAGCGAGATGATAATGCCCGTTATGCCGAGCTACCTGATGGAGGTTTTAGATGCCGGAAAGCTCCTCAGCGGCTCCGTTATGGGGGCGATAGAGAGCATGAGTTCCCTCTTTAAGGTGGCCTTCGGCTACGTGAGCGACCGCTTTAGAAAGAGGAAGGTGTTCGTCTTCGCCGGCTACGCCCTCTCAACCCTCGCCAAGGGCGCTTTAGCGCTCACCCGCTACTGGTGGGACTTCCTGCTCCTGCGCGCGGTGGACAGGATAGGCAAGGGTGTAAGAACCGCCCCGAGGGATGCCCTGATAGCGGAGTCGAGCGAGAGAGGAAAAACCGGGAAGTCCTTCGGCTTCCACAGGATGATGGACACGCTCGGCGCCGTTGCAGGTCCCCTAGTTGCAATAGGCCTCATCGAGCTCCTCAAGGGACTGCCTTCCGAGACAATGTACCGCTACATCTTCCTGCTCTCGGCCGTTCCAGGGGTGATATCGCTCTTCGTGATAATCCTCTTCGTGAAAGACAGGGGCGGTGAGGTCAAGAGGAAGATCAAGGGAATCTCAACGCTGAAGAACAGAAACCTGCAGCTCTTCCTGGCGGTCGTTGCCATCGGGGCGCTGGGAAGATACAGCTACGCCTTCACGATGTGGAAGGCACAGGAGCTCGGCTACTCCGTGGTACAGAGCATAGCGTTCTACGCACTTTTCAACCTC
The Thermococcus sp. genome window above contains:
- a CDS encoding AI-2E family transporter gives rise to the protein MRAERLVWAATVLIIIYITWEAISPLITPIFFGLILAYAAHPIHRRLSPRIGRTHSAFILTVGMLGLGGVVTFELLMISVQVAASFYQNVVDFFRWLMTQPLPPEVLDFLQNFFNQLIPRLSEYISKHAFSLPMYLLQLVVFLFTFYYALAFSHEIVEEIRLAIPERNRHLGEEILKSLNKTLGALVRAWLILNIIKGVLMTLGFLIFGVSDIYTAIVAGFLTFVFSFVPLFEGWMIWLIAAVYFAKEGMYLHAVGISIYGFLLVSPMPDYTIRPMMVAKDANLDETLVFIGMIGGTWAMGVKGLIIGPIVLNLLLVLLKEWRKVVSKESSRQHSQAPSKPAPRPPHLSP
- a CDS encoding nicotinamidase, translating into MPEEALIVVDMQRDFMPGGALPVPEGDRIIPRCNEYIRAFMGRGALIVATRDWHPENHISFREQGGPWPRHCVRGTEGAEFVVELPADAVIISKATEPDREAYSGFEGTELAEILKKRGVKRVYICGVATEYCVKATALDAVKHGFETYLLRDAVKGIDEEDEERALRELESAGVRIL
- a CDS encoding ABC transporter ATP-binding protein yields the protein MIVRVENLTKTYEDHRALDGVSLEVKKGEIFCVMGHSGAGKTTLLRILALLERPDSGEYVFDGMPVNWSRPGELRKQVTMVFQTPIMFNTTVFKNIAYGLRLRGYSKAEIERRVREVLSLVRLEGYENRKAKTLSGGEKQRVAIARAIVLEPKLLLMDEPTANLDPTNSAIIEDIVREITRENGTTIVFSTHNMFQAKRLADRVAHMYAGRIVELGKTGDIFENPRNELTKRFIRGELF
- a CDS encoding ABC transporter permease; amino-acid sequence: MAWDYIIQGFSEAVKLIDDPYVIEIALRSIKVSGMATLMAVAWSLPISVLLGLKDFPGKWLVKTLINGLMGVPTVIWGLVLYLMFVPLGPLGSLGLLYTEMGISIGQALLITPIIMSIVVNSLESIEGEIRELALTLGADEIRASFQVVRESVGGIVLAIIAAFNRAIAELGIALMIGGNIYVKGGVYNTRVLTTAIQMYTVRAEISVAIALGIILMGIVLAVNLLSNLVRKWLE
- a CDS encoding substrate-binding domain-containing protein; amino-acid sequence: MNKRVEVLVLLVLLIAGLSYGCIGGTGGTQTATEKPRVLTISTTTSLYDTGILEDVVAPIFKEKYNIELRFIPKGTGGAILDAKSGASDAILVHALSKEQPFMEEGYGVNRKVFAYNFFVIVGPKDDPAGIRGLSVSEALKKIVEYGRAHPNEIVWVSRDDGSGTNTKEIALWEKAGFDFNELKNESWFGTTGAGMGNTLLYTSERKAYTLSDIGTYLKYQKEGKIDLDVLVDKGEELINVYAIIIINPKKIPDKDFEDAMLLAEWLTSDEGQKAIAEYGKEEFGRPLFYPAVPVLKSEQGEVFRWIIKYGFMKDGDKYTECPEKFRYNATYSFFEFPASVVEG
- a CDS encoding DUF2240 family protein; the protein is MHPIKRAVEYKGSMEFTRSELIGILSFSLRLMDVKAAKELIAKSLEEGLLEEKDGLLVVNKALLAEEEAGEDFFNEMVSYIAESLGWEREEVIEGIGSMRERYGDLDEKVLAYLFGMDKGVDMSRFRDRLEL
- a CDS encoding hotdog fold thioesterase, whose protein sequence is MEQRTHRLTSEKLVGKPVKIEENYAEVLLETTEEMAVDEYGLVHGGFTFGLADYAAMLAVNEPTVVLGKAEVKFLKPVKAGEKLRAKAEVIEESGGGVRDRTSPRRKKLVKTEVFNERGEKVFEGTFHCYVLEKHVLE
- a CDS encoding PadR family transcriptional regulator, yielding MKYRDFLTLHVLHHASEEPVTGSFLMEELGRHGYSISPGTMYPLLHSLEKEGLLKSHWEVRDGRRVRVYEITEAGLSALSEGKERLKELCLELLGE
- a CDS encoding MFS transporter, with product MEERDKKIFGVSWNVFLLGIVSFLNDMSSEMIMPVMPSYLMEVLDAGKLLSGSVMGAIESMSSLFKVAFGYVSDRFRKRKVFVFAGYALSTLAKGALALTRYWWDFLLLRAVDRIGKGVRTAPRDALIAESSERGKTGKSFGFHRMMDTLGAVAGPLVAIGLIELLKGLPSETMYRYIFLLSAVPGVISLFVIILFVKDRGGEVKRKIKGISTLKNRNLQLFLAVVAIGALGRYSYAFTMWKAQELGYSVVQSIAFYALFNLIYALSAYPLGVYSDTFGKKRMITLGFGVAALAALAFAYARDFYTLIAAFVLYGLYIAIEDTIPRAYMADLAREYEKGTIIGAYHTVFGIFVLPASVIAGWLWGSYSLAYSFTFAAAMNVIAMLLMTFVGE